A genomic window from Scomber scombrus chromosome 18, fScoSco1.1, whole genome shotgun sequence includes:
- the s1pr2 gene encoding sphingosine 1-phosphate receptor 2 — MNLCRKAAVLCHPVTMKNKYSQYYNRSLIPSYYAFAKNMTIADLEKRSEAKKVLTDLNIVIVVLCTIIILENLLVLIAVCRNKKFHSAMFFFIGNLAFSDLLAGSAYIANIFLSGSKTFELVPVQWFIREGTAFIALAASVLSLLAIAIERYIAITKVKVYGSTKTCRMFLLIGACWVTSILLGGLPIIGWNCINNLPDCSAVLPLYSKKYILFVVTIFSLILLSILILYVRIYLIVRSSHQEATNSQAYALLKTVTIVLGVFIMCWLPAFTILLLDSSCRIQLCPILSKADIFFGFATLNSALNPVIYTLRSKDMRKEFLRVLCCWGVLHSGRPSDRCLVPLKSSSSLEHCTNKHEHQTTPIMQDCTTCV; from the coding sequence ATGAATCTTTGCCGTAAAGCCGCTGTGCTCTGCCACCCTGTCACCATGAAGAACAAGTATTCCCAGTACTACAATCGTAGTCTGATCCCCTCTTATTATGCATTTGCTAAGAACATGACCATAGCGGATCTGGAGAAACGCAGTGAGGCTAAAAAGGTGCTAACCGACCTTAACATCGTCATTGTGGTACTCTGCACCATCATCATTCTGGAGAATCTCCTGGTCCTTATTGCTGTCTGCCGCAACAAGAAGTTCCACTCTGCCATGTTTTTCTTCATCGGCAACCTGGCATTCTCAGATCTTCTGGCAGGCTCAGCTTACATAGCCAACATTTTTCTATCAGGATCAAAGACCTTTGAACTAGTGCCGGTGCAGTGGTTCATCCGGGAGGGCACGGCATTTATCGCTCTAGCAGCTTCAGTCCTCAGCTTGCTGGCCATAGCTATAGAGCGATATATTGCCATCACCAAGGTCAAGGTGTATGGCTCCACCAAAACGTGCCGCATGTTCCTCCTGATAGGAGCTTGCTGGGTTACCTCCATCCTGCTCGGAGGACTTCCTATCATCGGCTGGAACTGCATTAACAACCTCCCTGATTGCTCAGCTGTGTTGCCACTCTACTCTAAGAAATACATCCTGTTTGTTGTCACCATTTTCAGCCTGATACTACTCTCTATCCTCATCCTCTATGTGAGGATCTATTTGATTGTACGCTCCAGCCACCAGGAAGCGACCAACTCACAAGCCTATGCCCTTTTGAAAACAGTCACCATAGTGCTGGGTGTCTTCATCATGTGTTGGCTGCCCGCTTTTACCATTCTCCTCCTAGATTCATCCTGTAGGATACAGTTATGCCCTATCCTATCCAAAGCAGACATCTTTTTTGGCTTTGCCACTCTGAACTCAGCACTTAACCCAGTGATCTACACACTGCGCAGCAAGGACATGAGAAAAGAGTTTCTGCGTGTGTTGTGCTGTTGGGGGGTGCTGCATAGTGGACGACCATCTGACCGCTGTCTGGTCCCTCTAAAGAGCTCCAGCTCTCTGGAACACTGCACCAACAAACATGAACACCAGACCACACCCATCATGCAAGATTGTACCACCTGTGTCTGA